One window of Papaver somniferum cultivar HN1 chromosome 9, ASM357369v1, whole genome shotgun sequence genomic DNA carries:
- the LOC113308982 gene encoding putative wall-associated receptor kinase-like 16 isoform X1 gives MAFHVAVKFQRFVLLLCLQLVSAKMAVAASRPIAKPGCPDKCGNVSIPYPFGMGDGCFLDQWFQILCKKNHLGHLKPTTVFSDYNVSDISVLDGYMTTDVYTFTNCSGNQTKNYGYWSPHLRKYFKFTISTTRNKFIAIGCNTYAYLKQRGNVYTATKCVTTCSTSKDARTDGSCTGGIGCCYSSIPTGLTGYGIEVNARDDLPKIDTCKYGFLAEANSLKVSSSFMKDLKNSGTGMVPVVVDWSIGYETCDGVINSTLYACGPHTDCIQSTVSGYRCSCKSGYEGNPYFNDTKSGGCQDINECLVLSPCGNGYCSNEQGSYTCTCPAGTNPGRSSDQKFICTRERRTLPVYVVVPLGIGVSIVILFMVAMGYWLYIRFEKIKQMKLKEKHFTRNGGLLLNQKITSNTGRVERAAKIFVAQELERTTDNFNPNRIIGKGGFGTVFKGMLSNGEIVAIKKSTLVDETQVAQFINEVAILSQTNHRHIVKLLGCCLETHVPLLVYEFVSNGTLSYHLHSKEGDSESLISWKDRVRIASEVAGALAYLHSDASIPIYHRDIKTTNILLDEKYSAKVSDFGISRSAPVDSTHLTTLVQGTFGYLDPEYFHSGQFNDKSDVYSFGIVLVELLTGEQALSQIRHGEERSLALHFVKSVKENRLSEILYARVLNEGEIEDVFVVGKLAENCLKYVGRKRPTMKEVSLILGGLHEKLSKYSACVEGRTN, from the exons ATGGCTTTTCATGTTGCAGTGAAGTTTCAGCGTTTCGTCTTATTACTATGTCTGCAATTAGTCTCTGCAAAAATGGCGGTTGCTGCTTCCCGTCCAATAGCGAAGCCTGGTTGCCCAGACAAGTGTGGGAACGTTAGCATACCTTATCCATTTGGTATGGGTGATGGTTGTTTCCTAGATCAATGGTTTCAAATACTATGTAAAAAGAATCACCTCGGTCACCTCAAGCCAACAACGGTCTTCAGTGATTATAATGTCTCAGATATATCAGTACTCGACGGCTACATGACGACCGATGTCTACACTTTCACCAATTGCTCCGGCAACCAGACAAAAAATTATGGTTACTGGTCGCCCCATCTGCGCAAATACTTTAAATTCACTATCTCTACAACGAGAAACAAGTTCATAGCTATCGGTTGCAACACCTACGCGTATTTAAAACAAAGGGGGAATGTATATACTGCAACAAAATGCGTGACAACCTGCAGTACATCAAAAGATGCCAGAACTGATGGGTCTTGCACTGGTGGTATCGGCTGCTGCTACTCCTCCATTCCAACTGGATTAACAGGATATGGCATAGAAGTTAATGCCCGTGATGATTTGCCTAAAATTGATACGTGTAAATATGGGTTTTTAGCTGAAGCAAATTCTCTTAAAGTTTCCTCGTCATTTATGAAGGATCTCAAAAATAGTGGAACTGGCATGGTTCCGGTTGTGGTAGATTGGAGTATCGGTTACGAGACATGCGATGGCGTAATAAATTCAACGCTATATGCATGTGGACCTCATACTGACTGTATACAAAGCACTGTTTCAGGGTATCGCTGTAGTTGTAAAAGTGGATATGAAGGGAATCCGTACTTCAACGACACCAAGAGCGGTGGTTGTCAAG ACATTAATGAATGCCTCGTATTAAGCCCGTGCGGAAATGGATATTGCTCCAATGAACAGGGGAGCTATACTTGTACTTGTCCAGCTGGTACAAATCCAGGACGAAGCAGTGATCAAAAATTTATTTGTACGCGTGAAAGACGAACACTTCCGGTATATGTGGTTGTACCATTAG GTATTGGAGTAAGCATAGTCATATTATTTATGGTTGCAATGGGCTATTGGTTATACATTAGATTTGAGAAGATAAAGCAAATGAAACTGAAGGAGAAGCACTTCACAAGAAATGGAGGTTTGTTGTTAAATCAAAAGATCACTTCAAATACGGGTAGAGTTGAAAGGGCCGCCAAAATCTTTGTAGCCCAAGAACTGGAGAGGACAACAGATAACTTCAACCCAAATAGAATAATTGGCAAAGGAGGCTTTGGTACTGTGTTTAAAGGAATGCTATCGAACGGTGAGATAGTGGCAATAAAGAAATCTACATTGGTGGATGAGACCCAAGTTGCTCAATTCATTAACGAGGTTGCTATTCTTTCGCAAACCAATCACAGGCACATTGTTAAATTGTTAGGTTGTTGCTTAGAGACACATGTTCCATTGCTGGTATATGAGTTTGTCTCTAATGGAACACTCTCTTACCATCTCCATTCAAAGGAAGGCGACAGCGAGTCATTGATTTCATGGAAGGATCGTGTAAGGATCGCATCTGAGGTAGCAGGAGCACTTGCATATTTACACTCAGACGCTTCAATACCAATCTATCATAGAGACATAAAAACCACCAATATACTCTTGGATGAAAAATACAGCGCTAAAGTCTCTGACTTTGGGATTTCTAGATCAGCCCCGGTGGATTCAACCCATTTAACGACACTTGTGCAAGGAACCTTTGGTTACTTAGACCCCGAATATTTTCATTCAGGACAGTTCAACGACAAGAGTGATGTCTATAGCTTCGGAATAGTTCTTGTGGAACTGTTAACGGGAGAACAAGCACTTTCTCAAATCCGACACGGAGAAGAGAGGAGTTTAGCATTACATTTCGTAAAATCGGTGAAAGAAAACCGTCTGTCAGAAATACTATATGCTCGGGTTCTTAACGAAGGAGAAATAGAGGATGTTTTTGTTGTCGGTAAACTTGCCGAAAACTGCTTGAAATACGTTGGAAGGAAGAGGCCGACCATGAAAGAAGTATCACTAATTTTGGGAGGGTTGCATGAGAAACTTTCAAAATACTCAGCCTGCGTAGAAGGTCGAACAAATTAA
- the LOC113308982 gene encoding wall-associated receptor kinase-like 10 isoform X2: MHVDLILTVYKALFQGIAVVVKVDMKGIRTSTTPRAVVVKGSYTCTCPAGTNPGRSSDQKFICTRERRTLPVYVVVPLGIGVSIVILFMVAMGYWLYIRFEKIKQMKLKEKHFTRNGGLLLNQKITSNTGRVERAAKIFVAQELERTTDNFNPNRIIGKGGFGTVFKGMLSNGEIVAIKKSTLVDETQVAQFINEVAILSQTNHRHIVKLLGCCLETHVPLLVYEFVSNGTLSYHLHSKEGDSESLISWKDRVRIASEVAGALAYLHSDASIPIYHRDIKTTNILLDEKYSAKVSDFGISRSAPVDSTHLTTLVQGTFGYLDPEYFHSGQFNDKSDVYSFGIVLVELLTGEQALSQIRHGEERSLALHFVKSVKENRLSEILYARVLNEGEIEDVFVVGKLAENCLKYVGRKRPTMKEVSLILGGLHEKLSKYSACVEGRTN; the protein is encoded by the exons ATGCATGTGGACCTCATACTGACTGTATACAAAGCACTGTTTCAGGGTATCGCTGTAGTTGTAAAAGTGGATATGAAGGGAATCCGTACTTCAACGACACCAAGAGCGGTGGTTGTCAAG GGGAGCTATACTTGTACTTGTCCAGCTGGTACAAATCCAGGACGAAGCAGTGATCAAAAATTTATTTGTACGCGTGAAAGACGAACACTTCCGGTATATGTGGTTGTACCATTAG GTATTGGAGTAAGCATAGTCATATTATTTATGGTTGCAATGGGCTATTGGTTATACATTAGATTTGAGAAGATAAAGCAAATGAAACTGAAGGAGAAGCACTTCACAAGAAATGGAGGTTTGTTGTTAAATCAAAAGATCACTTCAAATACGGGTAGAGTTGAAAGGGCCGCCAAAATCTTTGTAGCCCAAGAACTGGAGAGGACAACAGATAACTTCAACCCAAATAGAATAATTGGCAAAGGAGGCTTTGGTACTGTGTTTAAAGGAATGCTATCGAACGGTGAGATAGTGGCAATAAAGAAATCTACATTGGTGGATGAGACCCAAGTTGCTCAATTCATTAACGAGGTTGCTATTCTTTCGCAAACCAATCACAGGCACATTGTTAAATTGTTAGGTTGTTGCTTAGAGACACATGTTCCATTGCTGGTATATGAGTTTGTCTCTAATGGAACACTCTCTTACCATCTCCATTCAAAGGAAGGCGACAGCGAGTCATTGATTTCATGGAAGGATCGTGTAAGGATCGCATCTGAGGTAGCAGGAGCACTTGCATATTTACACTCAGACGCTTCAATACCAATCTATCATAGAGACATAAAAACCACCAATATACTCTTGGATGAAAAATACAGCGCTAAAGTCTCTGACTTTGGGATTTCTAGATCAGCCCCGGTGGATTCAACCCATTTAACGACACTTGTGCAAGGAACCTTTGGTTACTTAGACCCCGAATATTTTCATTCAGGACAGTTCAACGACAAGAGTGATGTCTATAGCTTCGGAATAGTTCTTGTGGAACTGTTAACGGGAGAACAAGCACTTTCTCAAATCCGACACGGAGAAGAGAGGAGTTTAGCATTACATTTCGTAAAATCGGTGAAAGAAAACCGTCTGTCAGAAATACTATATGCTCGGGTTCTTAACGAAGGAGAAATAGAGGATGTTTTTGTTGTCGGTAAACTTGCCGAAAACTGCTTGAAATACGTTGGAAGGAAGAGGCCGACCATGAAAGAAGTATCACTAATTTTGGGAGGGTTGCATGAGAAACTTTCAAAATACTCAGCCTGCGTAGAAGGTCGAACAAATTAA